In Archangium violaceum, the following are encoded in one genomic region:
- a CDS encoding AMP-binding protein: MNLGMIPAKWAALTPRRTALVDITHQRRIDWATLDTRVRKLANGLRALGLRSGDRVAVLSRNSIEYQELYFAVGRAGLVLQPLNWRLSTEALRTLVADAEPAVLVASAEFRHVAEDLGRTVDLVRLLHCGLSGDGSYEELIASAPDAEPPWSEQVQDTDPWFILYTGGTTGAAKGVVHSHRSAAAGMLNQTVAERIVPSDVYLLTGQMFHIPVVLSMNYLAHGCPVVLMNFDARQALEVIEQERVSAFLGITTMLNWMLAVPGFDTYDLSSLRNIQYGGGPMPSAIVRAVAEAFPCGLIQGYGQTEGATMSFLSQEDHRDALRGRHPHRLRSCGREGFGTRIRVVDENGHDVPRDGRTPGEIVVRGEANMLGYFRRPDLTAATIRDGWMRTGDVATWDDERYLYIVDRLKDMIISGGEKIYSVEVEEAIGRHPAVLECAVIGVPDEQWGESVKAFVVLRPDRPATAEDIIDVARKHLASYQKPRSVEFVAELPKAPTGKVLKRELRAPYWADRDIS; the protein is encoded by the coding sequence AACGGCCTGCGGGCACTGGGACTGCGCTCCGGTGACCGGGTGGCCGTGCTCAGCCGCAACAGCATCGAGTACCAGGAGCTCTACTTCGCGGTGGGCCGCGCGGGCCTGGTGCTGCAGCCGCTGAACTGGCGGCTGTCCACCGAGGCGCTGCGCACACTCGTCGCCGACGCCGAACCCGCCGTCCTGGTCGCCTCGGCCGAGTTCCGGCACGTGGCCGAGGACCTGGGCCGGACGGTCGACCTGGTGCGCCTGCTCCACTGTGGACTCTCCGGGGATGGCAGCTACGAGGAGCTCATCGCCTCGGCGCCGGATGCCGAGCCGCCCTGGAGCGAACAGGTTCAGGATACCGACCCCTGGTTCATCCTCTACACCGGCGGCACGACCGGAGCGGCCAAGGGCGTGGTGCACTCCCATCGCAGTGCGGCCGCTGGGATGCTCAACCAGACGGTGGCGGAGCGGATCGTGCCCTCGGACGTCTACCTGCTCACCGGGCAGATGTTCCACATCCCCGTGGTGCTCTCGATGAACTACCTGGCCCACGGCTGCCCCGTGGTGCTGATGAACTTCGACGCCCGGCAGGCGCTGGAGGTCATCGAGCAGGAGCGGGTCTCGGCGTTCCTCGGCATCACCACGATGCTCAACTGGATGCTGGCGGTGCCGGGGTTCGACACCTACGACCTGTCGAGTCTGCGCAACATCCAGTACGGCGGCGGCCCGATGCCCAGCGCGATCGTGCGCGCGGTGGCGGAGGCCTTCCCGTGCGGGTTGATCCAGGGCTACGGGCAGACCGAAGGAGCGACCATGTCGTTCCTGTCCCAGGAGGACCACCGCGACGCGCTGCGGGGGCGCCACCCGCACCGGCTGCGCTCCTGTGGCCGCGAGGGCTTCGGCACCCGGATCCGGGTCGTCGACGAGAACGGCCACGACGTGCCGCGCGACGGCAGGACTCCCGGCGAGATCGTGGTCCGCGGCGAGGCCAACATGCTCGGCTACTTCCGGCGGCCGGACCTGACCGCGGCCACCATCCGGGACGGGTGGATGCGGACCGGCGATGTGGCCACCTGGGACGACGAGCGCTACCTGTACATCGTCGATCGACTGAAGGACATGATCATCTCGGGTGGGGAGAAGATCTACAGCGTCGAGGTGGAGGAGGCGATCGGCAGACACCCGGCCGTACTGGAATGCGCGGTGATCGGGGTGCCCGACGAGCAGTGGGGAGAGTCGGTGAAGGCCTTCGTGGTGCTCAGACCGGACCGGCCAGCGACAGCGGAGGACATCATCGACGTCGCCCGCAAGCACCTGGCCTCCTACCAGAAACCACGCTCGGTGGAGTTCGTCGCCGAGTTGCCGAAGGCGCCCACCGGCAAGGTGCTCAAGCGGGAGCTGCGCGCACCGTACTGGGCGGACAGGGACATCTCATGA